The Corynebacterium suranareeae genome window below encodes:
- the fudC gene encoding furfural detoxificationalcohol dehydrogenase FudC yields MSISVKALQKSGPEAPFEVKTIERRDPRADDVVIDIKAAGICHSDIHTIRNEWGEAHFPLTVGHEIAGVVSAVGSDVTKWKVGDRVGVGCLVNSCGECEQCVAGFENNCLRGNVGTYNSTDVDGTITQGGYAEKVVVNERFLCSIPEELDFDVAAPLLCAGITTYSPIARWNVKEGDKVAVMGLGGLGHMGVQIAAAKGAEVTVLSRSLRKAELAKELGAARTLATSDEDFFKEHAGEFDFILNTISASIPVDKYLGLLKPQGVMAVVGLPPEKQDLSFGALIGGGKVLTGSNIGGIPETQEMLDFCAKHGLGAMIETVGVDEVDAAYDRVVAGDVQFRVVIDTASFAGAEAV; encoded by the coding sequence GTGAGTATTTCAGTCAAAGCACTACAAAAGTCCGGTCCAGAAGCACCTTTCGAGGTCAAAACCATTGAACGACGCGACCCACGCGCTGACGACGTAGTAATCGATATCAAAGCTGCCGGCATCTGCCACAGCGATATCCACACCATCCGCAACGAATGGGGCGAAGCCCACTTCCCGCTCACCGTCGGTCACGAAATCGCAGGTGTCGTGTCTGCCGTTGGATCCGATGTCACCAAATGGAAAGTCGGCGACCGCGTTGGCGTCGGCTGCCTAGTTAACTCCTGTGGCGAATGCGAACAGTGCGTCGCAGGGTTTGAAAACAACTGCCTGCGCGGAAACGTCGGAACCTACAACTCCACCGACGTCGACGGCACCATCACCCAAGGTGGCTACGCCGAAAAGGTAGTAGTCAACGAACGATTCCTGTGCAGCATCCCAGAAGAACTCGACTTCGATGTCGCGGCGCCGCTGCTGTGTGCAGGCATCACCACCTACTCCCCGATCGCCCGCTGGAACGTCAAAGAAGGCGACAAAGTAGCAGTCATGGGCCTCGGCGGACTTGGCCACATGGGTGTCCAGATCGCTGCAGCCAAGGGCGCTGAGGTCACCGTGCTGTCCCGTTCACTGCGCAAGGCTGAACTTGCCAAGGAGCTCGGCGCTGCTCGCACGCTAGCGACTTCCGACGAAGATTTCTTCAAAGAACACGCCGGAGAATTCGACTTCATCCTCAACACCATTAGCGCATCGATCCCAGTGGATAAATACCTGGGACTCCTCAAACCACAAGGTGTCATGGCCGTTGTTGGGCTGCCACCAGAGAAGCAAGATTTAAGCTTTGGTGCACTAATCGGCGGCGGAAAAGTCCTGACCGGATCCAACATTGGTGGCATCCCTGAAACTCAGGAAATGCTCGACTTCTGCGCGAAGCACGGCCTCGGTGCGATGATTGAAACCGTTGGTGTTGATGAGGTAGATGCGGCATACGACCGCGTTGTTGCCGGCGACGTGCAGTTCCGTGTTGTTATCGATACTGCTTCGTTTGCTGGGGCTGAGGCTGTTTAG
- the rfbA gene encoding glucose-1-phosphate thymidylyltransferase RfbA, with amino-acid sequence MKGIILAGGSGTRLYPITKGISKQLMPIYDKPMVYYPLTTLIQAGINDVLIITTPEDSDSFKRLLGDGSSWGISLSYAVQPSPDGLAQAFIIGEEFIGDDDVALVLGDNIFDGAQLGRALKQCANPDGGIVFAYEVSDPERYGVVEFDAANKAVSIEEKPTAPKSNFAVVGLYFYDNRVVEIAKNIEPSERGELEITSINDAYLQQGALTVQRLDRGDVWLDTGTIDSMSEASSYVEVLQKRTGNIIGSPEVAAYREGFITSSELAALGEELKKSGYGNYLLRAL; translated from the coding sequence GTGAAAGGCATAATCCTCGCAGGTGGCTCCGGTACCCGGCTCTACCCAATCACCAAAGGCATCTCCAAGCAACTGATGCCGATCTATGACAAACCCATGGTCTACTACCCCTTGACCACGCTCATCCAAGCCGGCATCAATGATGTTTTGATTATCACCACTCCTGAGGACAGTGACTCTTTTAAACGCTTGCTTGGCGACGGCTCCTCCTGGGGAATTTCCTTAAGCTACGCCGTCCAGCCCTCACCCGACGGACTAGCCCAGGCGTTTATCATCGGCGAAGAATTCATCGGCGACGACGACGTAGCACTCGTGCTTGGCGACAACATCTTCGACGGCGCCCAGCTTGGCCGCGCTCTCAAACAATGCGCCAACCCCGACGGTGGCATCGTCTTTGCTTATGAGGTGTCCGATCCTGAGCGTTATGGCGTGGTGGAATTTGATGCTGCTAATAAGGCGGTATCTATTGAAGAAAAGCCCACCGCACCAAAATCCAACTTCGCCGTAGTAGGCCTCTACTTCTACGACAACCGCGTAGTAGAAATCGCGAAAAACATCGAACCTTCTGAGCGCGGCGAACTAGAAATCACCAGCATCAACGACGCCTACCTACAACAAGGCGCACTGACCGTCCAACGCCTCGACCGCGGTGACGTCTGGCTCGATACCGGCACGATCGATTCCATGTCCGAAGCTTCCTCTTATGTAGAGGTGCTGCAAAAACGAACCGGCAATATCATCGGATCCCCAGAAGTAGCAGCCTACCGCGAAGGATTTATCACCAGTTCTGAATTAGCAGCACTCGGCGAGGAATTAAAGAAATCCGGATACGGCAACTACCTACTGCGGGCCTTGTAG
- a CDS encoding sugar nucleotide-binding protein, whose translation MFNKELTMRETDIDGLLIFDFPVHGDNRGWFKENWQRTKMTTIGLPDFGPVQNNMSFNATAGTTRGMHAEPWDKFVSVAVGAVFGAWVDLREGSETYGNVVKQKITPDVGVYVPRGVANGFQALEDGTLYTYLVNDHWSPDAEYANVNLNMIDWPLPITEISDKDKKHPTLIDATPLPARKVLVVGAGGQLGTALRAQFPDAEFVTRAELDITADLTDARAWKQYSTIINAAAYTAVDQSEEDRATAWSINATAVGNLAAIARENNLTLVHVSSDYVFDGTAESYDETAPLSPLGVYGQTKAAGDIAAATAPRHYIVRTSWVIGDGNNFVRTMKSLDERGIAPSVVDDQIGRLSFTQDIAAGIAHLLKSGAEYGTYNLTNSGQPASWADIARAVFTDPSRVTGVSTAEYFADKNAAPRPLNSVLELNKIEATGFSAPTWQTRLNDYLKELSK comes from the coding sequence ATGTTTAACAAAGAACTCACCATGCGCGAAACCGACATCGACGGCCTGCTGATTTTCGATTTCCCCGTCCACGGCGACAACCGCGGCTGGTTCAAAGAAAACTGGCAACGCACCAAAATGACCACCATCGGTCTGCCTGATTTCGGCCCCGTCCAAAACAACATGAGCTTCAACGCCACCGCCGGAACCACCCGCGGCATGCACGCCGAACCCTGGGACAAATTCGTCTCCGTCGCGGTCGGCGCGGTCTTCGGCGCATGGGTAGACTTGCGGGAAGGGTCTGAGACATACGGAAACGTCGTAAAGCAAAAAATTACCCCTGACGTCGGTGTTTATGTCCCGCGCGGCGTGGCAAACGGATTCCAGGCGCTCGAGGACGGCACGCTGTACACCTACCTCGTCAATGATCATTGGTCGCCCGACGCCGAGTACGCCAACGTCAACCTCAACATGATCGACTGGCCACTGCCGATCACTGAAATTTCGGACAAAGACAAAAAACATCCCACGCTTATCGACGCCACCCCCCTCCCAGCCCGCAAGGTCCTCGTGGTAGGTGCAGGCGGTCAACTGGGAACCGCGCTACGCGCGCAGTTCCCCGACGCAGAATTTGTCACCCGCGCAGAACTCGATATCACCGCAGACCTCACCGATGCGCGCGCGTGGAAGCAATACTCCACCATCATCAACGCCGCCGCCTACACCGCCGTTGACCAGTCAGAAGAAGACCGCGCCACCGCATGGTCCATCAACGCCACCGCCGTGGGAAACCTAGCTGCCATCGCACGCGAAAATAACCTCACGCTGGTGCACGTGTCTTCAGATTATGTCTTTGACGGCACTGCCGAATCCTACGATGAAACTGCACCACTATCCCCGCTTGGTGTGTACGGCCAAACAAAAGCAGCAGGAGATATCGCAGCCGCCACTGCGCCACGCCATTATATTGTGCGCACTAGCTGGGTCATCGGCGATGGCAACAATTTTGTGCGCACCATGAAATCCCTCGATGAACGTGGCATCGCACCATCGGTAGTTGATGATCAAATCGGCAGACTGTCGTTTACTCAAGACATCGCAGCAGGCATCGCGCACCTGTTGAAATCTGGCGCAGAGTACGGCACCTACAACCTCACCAACTCAGGGCAGCCTGCGAGCTGGGCCGATATCGCCCGCGCGGTATTTACCGACCCCTCCCGCGTCACCGGGGTGAGCACCGCGGAGTACTTCGCGGATAAAAACGCCGCACCACGCCCACTAAATTCCGTGCTCGAACTTAACAAAATCGAAGCCACTGGATTTAGCGCACCAACCTGGCAGACCCGCCTCAACGACTACCTCAAGGAGCTCTCAAAGTGA
- the rfbB gene encoding dTDP-glucose 4,6-dehydratase, whose protein sequence is MTSLLVTGGAGFIGANFVRQTVEQHPEYTHITVLDKLTYAGNADNLKGLPDSKVTLVQGDICDAELVDTLVKDHDITVHFAAESHNDNSLNDPSPFVHTNLIGTYTLLEAVRKHNKRFHHISTDEVFGDLELDDPNRFTETTAYKPSSPYSATKAGSDHLVHAWIRSFGIQATMSNCSNNYGPYQHIEKFIPRQITNILAGLTPKLYGTGEQVRDWIHVDDHNDAVHLILKKGKIGETYIIGADNDHVNNKQVIELICELMGLGKDAYEHVADRPGHDMRYAMDSTKLRTELGWEPKYTDVNSGMRQGLEQTINWYRENEAWWRSAKDTVEATYAKQGQ, encoded by the coding sequence ATGACTTCTTTGCTTGTGACCGGAGGTGCTGGATTCATCGGCGCCAATTTCGTCCGCCAAACCGTAGAGCAGCACCCTGAATACACCCACATCACCGTGCTGGACAAACTCACCTACGCCGGAAACGCCGACAACCTCAAAGGCCTCCCCGACAGCAAAGTAACCCTCGTACAAGGCGATATCTGCGATGCCGAACTAGTAGACACCCTGGTCAAAGACCACGACATCACCGTCCACTTCGCCGCAGAATCCCACAACGACAACTCCCTCAACGACCCCTCCCCGTTTGTACACACCAACCTCATCGGCACATATACCCTGCTAGAAGCAGTACGCAAACACAACAAACGCTTCCACCACATCTCCACCGATGAAGTATTCGGCGACCTAGAACTCGATGATCCAAACCGCTTCACCGAAACCACCGCCTACAAACCATCCTCGCCATATTCAGCAACCAAAGCAGGCTCTGATCACCTCGTCCACGCCTGGATTCGTTCCTTCGGAATCCAGGCAACCATGTCTAATTGCTCCAACAATTACGGCCCCTACCAGCACATCGAGAAGTTCATCCCCCGCCAAATCACCAACATCCTGGCAGGACTGACACCAAAACTCTATGGCACCGGCGAACAGGTCCGCGACTGGATCCACGTCGATGACCACAACGACGCCGTCCACCTCATCTTAAAAAAGGGCAAAATCGGCGAAACCTACATCATCGGCGCCGACAATGACCACGTCAACAACAAACAGGTCATCGAACTCATCTGTGAACTCATGGGCCTTGGTAAAGACGCCTACGAACACGTCGCTGACCGCCCCGGCCACGACATGCGCTACGCCATGGATTCCACCAAACTACGCACAGAACTGGGCTGGGAACCCAAATACACCGACGTTAATTCCGGCATGCGCCAAGGCCTGGAGCAAACCATCAATTGGTACCGCGAAAACGAAGCCTGGTGGCGTAGCGCGAAAGACACCGTCGAAGCAACCTACGCGAAGCAGGGACAGTAA
- a CDS encoding nitroreductase family protein, which yields MSLSVVEAITNRRATRKYTDEAPTPELIDKIVNLALEAPSAFNAQQREIVVITDPAQKQKLYEASHQKQFLTAPVTFIAVARVENEPEDLEEILGAERAERVAGFINGRSIQQAREATLRDASLAAAFLILAAQAEGLSTSPTTGWDEEKVKEAIGIGGREDRAIALVIAAGFPNEQPEHPGRLQNRRIDNSY from the coding sequence ATGTCACTTTCAGTCGTCGAGGCGATTACCAACCGCCGCGCCACCCGCAAATACACCGATGAAGCCCCTACACCTGAGCTGATCGACAAAATCGTTAACCTTGCCCTCGAGGCACCCAGTGCGTTCAATGCGCAGCAGCGTGAAATTGTTGTAATTACTGATCCGGCACAGAAGCAGAAGCTTTACGAGGCCTCCCATCAGAAACAATTCCTCACCGCGCCCGTAACTTTCATTGCGGTTGCCCGCGTGGAAAATGAACCTGAGGATTTGGAAGAGATTCTTGGTGCGGAAAGGGCTGAACGTGTCGCGGGATTCATCAATGGCCGCAGCATTCAGCAGGCACGCGAAGCAACATTAAGGGATGCCAGCCTCGCTGCGGCTTTTCTAATTCTGGCCGCCCAGGCGGAGGGTTTGAGCACCAGCCCGACCACTGGTTGGGATGAGGAAAAGGTGAAGGAAGCAATCGGTATCGGTGGTCGTGAGGATCGTGCAATTGCCCTGGTTATTGCAGCTGGTTTCCCTAATGAACAGCCGGAGCACCCTGGTCGTTTGCAGAATAGGCGCATCGACAACAGCTACTAA
- a CDS encoding ABC transporter substrate-binding protein, translated as MHFCLLPLARPAKVVVPLLGAALLLSSCSSTSSDESIQPEVASTGYSVEHAMGTAEIPETPTRVVVIDSPHLDALLALGITPVGATESGSENGFPAYLADELKDTESVGLTSEPNLEKIAALDPDLIIGAKVRHEAIYDQLSDIAPTVMSEGSGTNWNEQAEITAAAVNKSDEMDKLIADLDTRAKDLGEEIGAEGQTASMVRFRPDNFRLYGPETFSGSVLEQVGFELGERDWNEYSMMELSPENFGQIDGDLIFYTIPGSPEATTYPQVSELWVDSPAVQQGKTYEFEDETWMVGIGVLGANEILDDLEETLS; from the coding sequence ATGCATTTTTGTCTCCTGCCTCTGGCCAGACCTGCCAAAGTTGTGGTCCCACTCCTCGGCGCCGCACTCCTTCTAAGCTCCTGCTCTTCAACATCTTCCGATGAATCAATCCAACCTGAAGTTGCCAGCACTGGATATTCAGTGGAGCACGCAATGGGCACCGCCGAAATCCCTGAAACCCCAACGCGTGTGGTCGTCATTGATTCCCCACACCTCGACGCACTTTTGGCGTTGGGGATTACCCCGGTGGGAGCCACGGAATCGGGATCTGAAAATGGTTTCCCTGCCTACTTGGCTGACGAGCTAAAAGACACTGAATCTGTTGGGCTGACATCTGAGCCAAATTTGGAAAAGATCGCAGCTCTAGATCCAGATTTGATCATCGGTGCCAAAGTCCGGCACGAGGCTATTTATGATCAACTTTCAGACATCGCGCCAACCGTGATGTCCGAAGGTTCCGGCACAAACTGGAATGAACAGGCTGAAATTACTGCGGCGGCCGTAAACAAATCTGATGAGATGGACAAACTAATCGCAGATTTGGACACCCGCGCGAAGGATCTCGGGGAAGAGATCGGGGCGGAAGGACAGACTGCATCGATGGTTCGATTCCGTCCCGATAATTTCAGGCTCTATGGTCCTGAGACATTCTCCGGATCAGTCCTGGAGCAAGTTGGCTTTGAACTGGGGGAACGTGATTGGAATGAGTACTCGATGATGGAGCTCTCGCCGGAAAACTTTGGGCAGATCGATGGTGACCTTATTTTCTACACCATCCCAGGATCTCCTGAAGCAACTACTTATCCGCAGGTGTCAGAGCTATGGGTAGATTCGCCAGCAGTTCAGCAAGGTAAAACTTACGAGTTTGAGGATGAAACCTGGATGGTCGGCATTGGTGTTTTAGGTGCCAATGAAATCTTGGATGATCTGGAAGAGACTTTGAGCTAG
- a CDS encoding helix-turn-helix domain-containing protein, whose amino-acid sequence MVKKSSLRLGIDLGKSHVMWISQLVCLRKQKGLSQADVAKKIDVDQSTISRLENQNSGERNVQTRLLEKYARAIGAYVGHVVIDAEAGDSYQRLQQELEEHTRALITQSTKRSDAKTVYQVTDIMSHNSAVYSNSLVATRDTRIRWIETSNTEKQGNNGFTLSR is encoded by the coding sequence ATGGTTAAAAAAAGTTCACTTCGATTGGGGATAGATCTCGGGAAATCTCACGTCATGTGGATTTCTCAGCTGGTGTGTTTGCGGAAACAAAAGGGGCTTTCTCAAGCAGATGTAGCTAAGAAAATCGATGTTGATCAATCGACGATTAGCAGGTTGGAAAATCAAAATAGTGGTGAGAGAAATGTCCAAACAAGACTCTTAGAAAAATATGCGCGAGCAATTGGTGCATATGTAGGACATGTAGTGATAGATGCAGAAGCTGGTGATTCTTATCAGCGGTTGCAACAGGAATTGGAGGAACACACCCGCGCTCTGATTACGCAATCAACAAAGCGGAGTGATGCCAAGACCGTCTACCAGGTCACAGATATTATGAGTCACAACAGTGCGGTCTATTCGAATTCTCTTGTCGCTACCCGAGATACCAGAATACGGTGGATTGAAACTAGCAATACAGAAAAGCAGGGAAACAATGGGTTTACACTCTCCAGATGA